Proteins from one Phocoena sinus isolate mPhoSin1 chromosome 8, mPhoSin1.pri, whole genome shotgun sequence genomic window:
- the TMEM9B gene encoding transmembrane protein 9B isoform X4, whose product MPSRSDCLHVVDPMPVRGPDVEAYCLRCECKYEERSSVTIKVTIIIYLSILGLLLLYMVYLTLVEPILKRRLFGHSQLIQSDDDVGDHQPFANAHDVLARSRSRANVLNKVEYAQQRWKLQVQEQRKSVFDRHVVLS is encoded by the exons ATGCCCTCAAGAAG CGATTGCCTTCATGTTGTGGACCCCATGCCTGTGCGGGGGCCTGACGTAGAAGCATACTGTCTACGCTGTGAATGCAAATATGAGGAGAGAAGTTCTGTTACGATCAAG GTTACCATTATTATTTATCTCTCCATTTTGGGCCTTCTGCTTCTGTACATGGTATATCTTACTCTGGTTGAGCCCATACTGAAGAGACGCCTATTTGGACATTCACAATTGATACAGAGCGATGATGATGTTGGG GATCACCAGCCTTTTGCAAATGCCCACGATGTGCTGGCCCGCTCCCGCAGTCGAGCCAATGTGCTGAATAAAGTAGAGTATGCCCAGCAGCGTTGGAAGCTTCAAGTTCAAGAGCAGCGAAAATCCGTCTTTGACCGTCATGTTGTCCTCAGCTAA
- the TMEM9B gene encoding transmembrane protein 9B isoform X5: MPVRGPDVEAYCLRCECKYEERSSVTIKVTIIIYLSILGLLLLYMVYLTLVEPILKRRLFGHSQLIQSDDDVGDHQPFANAHDVLARSRSRANVLNKVEYAQQRWKLQVQEQRKSVFDRHVVLS, from the exons ATGCCTGTGCGGGGGCCTGACGTAGAAGCATACTGTCTACGCTGTGAATGCAAATATGAGGAGAGAAGTTCTGTTACGATCAAG GTTACCATTATTATTTATCTCTCCATTTTGGGCCTTCTGCTTCTGTACATGGTATATCTTACTCTGGTTGAGCCCATACTGAAGAGACGCCTATTTGGACATTCACAATTGATACAGAGCGATGATGATGTTGGG GATCACCAGCCTTTTGCAAATGCCCACGATGTGCTGGCCCGCTCCCGCAGTCGAGCCAATGTGCTGAATAAAGTAGAGTATGCCCAGCAGCGTTGGAAGCTTCAAGTTCAAGAGCAGCGAAAATCCGTCTTTGACCGTCATGTTGTCCTCAGCTAA
- the TMEM9B gene encoding transmembrane protein 9B isoform X2, which produces MSDVNVSVLPIKIILGVFIIRTYPKKTAQREQNTKKYVLIGQRERISLEHWMPSRSDCLHVVDPMPVRGPDVEAYCLRCECKYEERSSVTIKVTIIIYLSILGLLLLYMVYLTLVEPILKRRLFGHSQLIQSDDDVGDHQPFANAHDVLARSRSRANVLNKVEYAQQRWKLQVQEQRKSVFDRHVVLS; this is translated from the exons ATGTCCGATGTAAATGTATCTGTCCTCCCTATAAAGATAATTCTGGGCGTATTTATAATAAGAACATATCCCAAAAAGACTG CTCAGAGGGAACAGAACACAAAAAAGTACGTTCTGATAGGGCAAAGGGAAAGAATCAGCCTGGAGCATTGGATGCCCTCAAGAAG CGATTGCCTTCATGTTGTGGACCCCATGCCTGTGCGGGGGCCTGACGTAGAAGCATACTGTCTACGCTGTGAATGCAAATATGAGGAGAGAAGTTCTGTTACGATCAAG GTTACCATTATTATTTATCTCTCCATTTTGGGCCTTCTGCTTCTGTACATGGTATATCTTACTCTGGTTGAGCCCATACTGAAGAGACGCCTATTTGGACATTCACAATTGATACAGAGCGATGATGATGTTGGG GATCACCAGCCTTTTGCAAATGCCCACGATGTGCTGGCCCGCTCCCGCAGTCGAGCCAATGTGCTGAATAAAGTAGAGTATGCCCAGCAGCGTTGGAAGCTTCAAGTTCAAGAGCAGCGAAAATCCGTCTTTGACCGTCATGTTGTCCTCAGCTAA
- the TMEM9B gene encoding transmembrane protein 9B isoform X3: MNSEDVRCKCICPPYKDNSGRIYNKNISQKDCDCLHVVDPMPVRGPDVEAYCLRCECKYEERSSVTIKVTIIIYLSILGLLLLYMVYLTLVEPILKRRLFGHSQLIQSDDDVGDHQPFANAHDVLARSRSRANVLNKVEYAQQRWKLQVQEQRKSVFDRHVVLS; this comes from the exons ATG AATTCTGAGGATGTCCGATGTAAATGTATCTGTCCTCCCTATAAAGATAATTCTGGGCGTATTTATAATAAGAACATATCCCAAAAAGACTG CGATTGCCTTCATGTTGTGGACCCCATGCCTGTGCGGGGGCCTGACGTAGAAGCATACTGTCTACGCTGTGAATGCAAATATGAGGAGAGAAGTTCTGTTACGATCAAG GTTACCATTATTATTTATCTCTCCATTTTGGGCCTTCTGCTTCTGTACATGGTATATCTTACTCTGGTTGAGCCCATACTGAAGAGACGCCTATTTGGACATTCACAATTGATACAGAGCGATGATGATGTTGGG GATCACCAGCCTTTTGCAAATGCCCACGATGTGCTGGCCCGCTCCCGCAGTCGAGCCAATGTGCTGAATAAAGTAGAGTATGCCCAGCAGCGTTGGAAGCTTCAAGTTCAAGAGCAGCGAAAATCCGTCTTTGACCGTCATGTTGTCCTCAGCTAA
- the TMEM9B gene encoding transmembrane protein 9B isoform X1, translating to MAYHLEAPPDPRCAPERPPLLLGHRAASRPSHREPFPGRMLFVADPARPVTRGPRRKCERKSRSPSRSPTESRSRGLRLWGLLGLAAMATLWAGLLRLGSMLSLSCLALSVLLLVQLSDAAKNSEDVRCKCICPPYKDNSGRIYNKNISQKDCDCLHVVDPMPVRGPDVEAYCLRCECKYEERSSVTIKVTIIIYLSILGLLLLYMVYLTLVEPILKRRLFGHSQLIQSDDDVGDHQPFANAHDVLARSRSRANVLNKVEYAQQRWKLQVQEQRKSVFDRHVVLS from the exons ATGGCCTATCACCTCGAAGCTCCGCCGGACCCACGCTGCGCCCCCGAGAGGCCGCCTTTGCTTCTGGGGCACCGCGCAGCCTCCCGGCCTTCGCACCGGGAACCGTTTCCGGGGCGAATGCTTTTCGTAGCTGACCCGGCGCGGCCCGTGACGCGAGGGCCCAGACGGAAGTGCGAGCGGAAGAGCCGGAGCCCGAGCCGGAGCCCAACCGAGAGCAGGTCTCGGGGGCTCCGGCTGTGGGGACTGCTGGGCCTGGCAGCGATGGCGACCCTGTGGGCCGGCCTCCTTCGTCTCGGCTCCATGCTCAGCCTGTCCTGCCTGGCGCTCTCGGTGCTGCTGCTAGTGCAGCTGTCGGACGCCGCCAAG AATTCTGAGGATGTCCGATGTAAATGTATCTGTCCTCCCTATAAAGATAATTCTGGGCGTATTTATAATAAGAACATATCCCAAAAAGACTG CGATTGCCTTCATGTTGTGGACCCCATGCCTGTGCGGGGGCCTGACGTAGAAGCATACTGTCTACGCTGTGAATGCAAATATGAGGAGAGAAGTTCTGTTACGATCAAG GTTACCATTATTATTTATCTCTCCATTTTGGGCCTTCTGCTTCTGTACATGGTATATCTTACTCTGGTTGAGCCCATACTGAAGAGACGCCTATTTGGACATTCACAATTGATACAGAGCGATGATGATGTTGGG GATCACCAGCCTTTTGCAAATGCCCACGATGTGCTGGCCCGCTCCCGCAGTCGAGCCAATGTGCTGAATAAAGTAGAGTATGCCCAGCAGCGTTGGAAGCTTCAAGTTCAAGAGCAGCGAAAATCCGTCTTTGACCGTCATGTTGTCCTCAGCTAA